TCCTGGTCACGGTCGCGGTGGTCATCACGGGCCTGTTGTTCGCGTTTGGCGAATCGGGGGGCGCGTTTCGCCGGGTCTTCGGAATCGCCTTCGGTGCGGCCATCGCGCTGGGTGCCCTTACGGTGCTTACGAGCCTCGGGTTCGTTGGGGCGACGTTCTGATGGAAGACCAGCCCAAGCGGATTGCCTCGCTTGATTCGCCGAGAACCATCCCCGTCCACAAGGCACTCACGCGTCCGGTGCTCCTCGCGGGAGCAGACCGCGAGCTCGTTCTCTCGAACGGCGTCGTGGTCGTGGCGCTGCTCTTGGGGATCGGCCTCTCCTGGTACACGTTCACTGTCTCGGCCTGCCTGCTCGTCGTCGGCCACTGGGGCCTGGTACTCCTGACCAAGCGCGACCCGGAGATCCGGCGCGTGTACGTGCGGCACGTGCGGTTGGCAACGTACTACCCCGCGGCGCCGCGGCCGCTTCGGAGGGCTCCGTTGGTCCAGCCCTCCGTGACCGTCTCGGAGTAGTGGCGTGCTTCGCGAGCACCGCGCACGCGCTGTCGGCCTGCCGGATCTCCTGAACTTCGCGGCCCTGGTCGAGGAGGGCGTGGTCCTCAACAAGGACGGGGCCCTGCTTGCAGGGTGGTGGTACTCCGGGCCGGACATGGAGGCCGCGAGCCACGAGGAGCTGGCGATCCTCTCTTCGCAGGTGAACGGGGCACTGGTTCGGCTTGGCAACGGTTGGATGCTCCAGGCCGATGCCGTCCGAAGGCCGGCCGGAGCCTACCCTCCGCCGGGAGCCTTCCCGGATCCGACGACCTCTCTGATCGACGAGGAGCGCCGTCTCCAATACCTCGCTGGGCGCAGCACCTATGAAAGCGTGTACGCGCTCACGGTGACCTACCTGCCTCCGCGCGACGTGCAGGCCCGCCTGGGCGGGTGGTTCGTCGAAGGCGACGCGCAGGATCCTGCTGGATACGAGGCGATCCTGCGCTCGTTCCAGAGACACGTGGTGGAGCTCGAGGACGCGCTGACCGATCGGCTGTCGTTGAGCGCGATGGGCTCGGAAGACCTGCTGAGCTTCCTCCACCACTGCGTCACCGGGCTTTCGCAACCCGTACGAATTCCTCCGACGCCGATGTATCTCGACGCTCTGCTGGGTAGCCAGGATCTCGTCGGGGGCTTCCGGCCGCGGGTCGGCGATCGGCATGTGCGGCCGATCGCCGTTGCAGGTTTCCCTGCGGAGTCCTTCCCCGGAATCCTCGACTTCTTGAACCGCCTCCCAGTCGAGTATCGCTGGTCGAACCGGTTCATCCCGCTCGACCCGGACACGGCCGAGGCGCGCCTCAAGGTGCTCCGTCGCAACTGGTTCCAGAAGCGCCAGGGCGTCTCCGGCCTGGTCAAGCAGGCACTGAACCTGGGCGAGTCTACGTTCGGCAACCGCGACGCCGTGGCCATGGCCGAGGATGCCGACGATGCGGTGGAAGAGGCGGCCTCGGGGACGGTGCGCTTCGGCTACTACACGAGCGTCATCTCGCTGCTCGACGAAGACCCCGAAGCGCTGGAGGCCGCCTCGCGGCAGGTGTGCCGGAGCCTCCAGCATCACGGCTTCGCCGCTCGCGTGGAGGACGTGAACGCGCTGGAGGCGTACCTCGGCTCGATCCCAGGCCACGGGTATCGGAACGTCCGGCGGCCGCTGATTCACACGCTCAACTTCGCCGATCTCATTCCGACGACGAGCGTCTGGCCGGGGCTCGAGGAGAACCCCAGTCCGTACTACCCGCCGGGCAGTCCGGCGCTGCTCTACGCCAACACCTCCGGCTCGACTCCGTTTCGCCTGAACCTCCATGTCTCCGACGTGGGGCACACCCTCATTCTCGGGCCGACCGGCTCGGGCAAGTCGACGCTGATCGGCCTGATGATGGCCCAGTTCTTCCGCTACCCCGGCGCCCAGGTCTTCGCCTTCGACAAGGGGTACAGCAGCTTCGTCCTCACCCGGGCAGCCGGAGGGGACCACTACGACGTGGCCAGCAACGAGGCGGAGGATCTCGCGTTCTGCCCGCTTGCAGAGGTCGATCGCCCCGAAGAACGGCTCTGGGCGGCGGGTTGGGTCGAGATCCTGCTCGGGCTGCAGGACGTCACCGTCACGCCCGCCCACCGGCAGGCGATCCACGTCGCACTGGAGCGGCTGGGTGCAAGCGAGAGCCGAACCCTCACCGACTTCCTCAACACGATCCAGGATCGCGAGATCCGGGAGGGTCTTCAGCACTACACGCTCCAGGGCGCGATGGGTCGCCTGCTCGACGCCGAAGAGGACGGGCTTCGCGACGGGAGCTTTCAGGTCTTTGAGATGGAGCACCTGATGAACATGGGCGACGTCAACGCCGTCCCGGTGCTCATGTATCTCTTCCACCGGATCGAGCAGCGCCTCACCGGCCGGCCGACCCTGATTGTGATCGAAGAGGCCTGGCTGATGCTGACCCACGGCGTCTTCGCCGAGAAGCTCGAGGAGTGGCTTCGTGTTCTGCGCAAGGCGAACGCCGCGGTCGTCTTCGTGACCCAGAGCCTGGCCGAAGTCTTTCGCTCCCCGCGGCGGGATCTCCTCCTCGAGTCGTGCCCCACGAGGCTCTTCCTTCCGAACCCGGGGGCCCGCAGTGAGCAGACGAGCGAACTCTACCGGCGGATCGGTCTCAGTGACCACGAGGTCGAGATCCTCTCCGGGGCGATTCCGAAGCGGCACTACTACTACGCCTCGCCTCTCGGCCGTCGTCTCATCGACCTCGGGCTCGGCTCGCTGGCGCTGAGCTTCGTGGGCGCCTCGGGTCGAGAAGACCTGCAGCTATGCCGCGCCCTCATCGAAGACAACCCCAACGATTGGGTCGCCGAGTGGCTGCGCATCCGCGGGCTTTCAGATTGGGCCGCGCAATGGCGTGCCCGCAAGGAGGAACAACATGACTCGAAGTAAG
Above is a genomic segment from bacterium containing:
- a CDS encoding conjugal transfer protein TrbD encodes the protein MEDQPKRIASLDSPRTIPVHKALTRPVLLAGADRELVLSNGVVVVALLLGIGLSWYTFTVSACLLVVGHWGLVLLTKRDPEIRRVYVRHVRLATYYPAAPRPLRRAPLVQPSVTVSE
- a CDS encoding TrbC/VirB2 family protein; amino-acid sequence: MAGTLGALVVLGVSEVAYATPSGPSMPWDAPLQILLDNLQGTVARILVTVAVVITGLLFAFGESGGAFRRVFGIAFGAAIALGALTVLTSLGFVGATF